Proteins encoded in a region of the Microbacterium neungamense genome:
- a CDS encoding urea amidolyase family protein has protein sequence MRILTASDRALLVEAADLDEAMRLNLAWAGVRGVEELIPGARTVLVRFDPLRVSARELAAELASTSTDAAHAPHTREVTIPVTYDGEDLADVAALLGVSVDELIARHLAAQWRVAFAGFAPGFGYLVGDDPLFDVPRRPSPRTRVPAGAVALAGHFTGVYPRESPGGWQLIGRTDARMWDIDRDPPALLAPGTAVRFESARPTSRSLSEHAAPSRSLSEHAEGERDETRRPSGPRSTEHAPSRSLSEHAEGERDETRRPSEPRSTEHASTGSASEPSGEGSVEVVRSSLQLLVQDLGRPGHAALGVSAAGAADRTALRDANRAVGNRPDAAVLESVGGALLRFHGEGVAAVTGALGDLTLTDRDGLARGIRQGEPFAVADGDELLLGHPSRGLRYVIGVRGGIRAPAALGSVSADTLAGLGPAPLRAGDVVATGDPRTAPHAVDPLPLPRPLPASGDTVELEITLGPRDGWFTEAALAALTGQDWEVTPRSDRVGIRLHGETPLERAITGELPSEGAVTGAIQVPPDGQPVLFLPDHPLTGGYPIIGAVTDRCLDLAGQLPPGARIRFRITGEA, from the coding sequence ATGCGCATCCTCACCGCCTCCGACCGCGCCCTCCTCGTCGAAGCCGCCGACCTCGATGAGGCCATGCGGCTGAACCTCGCCTGGGCGGGCGTGCGGGGCGTGGAGGAGCTCATCCCCGGCGCGCGCACGGTGCTCGTGCGGTTCGACCCGCTGCGCGTCTCCGCGCGGGAGCTCGCGGCCGAGCTGGCATCGACGAGCACGGATGCCGCGCACGCGCCGCACACGCGGGAGGTGACCATCCCGGTGACCTACGACGGCGAGGACCTCGCGGACGTCGCCGCGCTGCTCGGCGTGAGCGTCGACGAGCTGATCGCCCGGCATCTCGCGGCGCAGTGGCGGGTGGCGTTCGCCGGGTTCGCGCCCGGATTCGGGTACCTCGTCGGGGACGATCCGCTGTTCGACGTGCCGCGGCGGCCGTCACCGCGCACGCGGGTGCCGGCCGGGGCGGTCGCGCTCGCCGGGCACTTCACCGGCGTGTACCCGAGGGAGAGTCCCGGCGGATGGCAGCTCATCGGGCGCACGGACGCCCGGATGTGGGACATCGACCGTGACCCGCCCGCCCTCCTCGCCCCCGGCACCGCCGTCCGCTTCGAATCCGCCCGCCCCACCTCCCGGTCGTTGAGCGAGCACGCCGCCCCTTCCCGGTCGTTGAGCGAGCACGCCGAAGGCGAGCGAGACGAAACGCGCCGTCCGTCAGGCCCCCGCTCCACGGAGCACGCGCCCTCCCGGTCGTTGAGCGAGCACGCCGAAGGCGAGCGAGACGAAACGCGCCGTCCGTCAGAGCCCCGCTCCACGGAGCACGCTTCGACGGGCTCAGCGTCCGAACCCTCCGGGGAGGGCTCGGTCGAGGTCGTCCGGAGCTCGCTGCAGCTGCTGGTGCAGGACCTCGGTCGCCCGGGTCATGCGGCGCTCGGCGTCTCCGCGGCCGGGGCCGCCGACCGCACCGCGTTGCGCGACGCGAACCGCGCGGTAGGCAACCGCCCCGACGCCGCCGTGCTGGAGAGCGTCGGCGGCGCGCTGCTGCGCTTCCACGGCGAAGGCGTCGCCGCGGTGACCGGGGCGCTCGGCGACCTCACCCTCACCGACCGTGACGGCCTCGCCCGCGGCATCCGTCAGGGCGAGCCGTTCGCCGTCGCCGACGGCGACGAGCTGCTGCTCGGGCATCCGTCGCGCGGGCTGCGCTACGTGATCGGCGTGCGCGGCGGCATCCGCGCCCCGGCGGCCCTCGGCAGCGTCTCCGCCGACACGCTCGCCGGTCTCGGGCCCGCGCCGCTGCGTGCCGGCGACGTCGTCGCGACGGGTGACCCGCGCACGGCCCCGCACGCGGTCGATCCGCTTCCGCTGCCGCGTCCCCTGCCGGCATCCGGTGACACCGTCGAACTGGAGATCACGCTCGGGCCGCGCGACGGCTGGTTCACCGAAGCGGCGCTCGCCGCGCTGACCGGGCAGGACTGGGAGGTGACGCCGCGCTCCGATCGCGTCGGCATCCGCCTGCACGGCGAGACGCCGCTGGAGCGGGCGATCACCGGCGAGCTGCCCAGTGAGGGGGCGGTCACCGGTGCCATCCAGGTGCCTCCGGACGGGCAGCCCGTGCTGTTCCTCCCCGACCACCCGCTCACCGGCGGGTATCCGATCATCGGCGCGGTCACCGACCGCTGCCTCGATCTGGCCGGGCAGCTGCCGCCCGGCGCCCGCATCCGCTTCCGCATCACCGGAGAGGCCTGA
- a CDS encoding phosphoribosylaminoimidazolesuccinocarboxamide synthase → MSTPSENPAPSIPGWRHIYSGKVRDLYASEDPGDTRILVVASDRVSAFDHVLSPGIPEKGALLTRLSRWWFDRLSDVPNHLADGEPPASVADRAMLAQSLEMLPIECVVRGYLTGSGWAEYRASGTVCGIPLPAGLENGDRLPEPLFTPAYKAPMGEHDENITYERAAELVGPERAAELQEASLSIYRRAAEIAEAKGLILADTKFEFGLDADGTLRLADEVLTSDSSRYWDAEAWRTGATPEERMASFDKQIVRDWLASHWDRQGEPPALPDEIVERTADRYRELIDRLTA, encoded by the coding sequence GTGAGCACTCCCTCCGAGAACCCCGCACCGAGCATCCCCGGCTGGCGGCACATCTACTCCGGCAAGGTCCGCGACCTCTACGCGTCGGAGGATCCCGGCGACACCCGCATCCTCGTGGTGGCGTCCGACCGGGTGAGCGCGTTCGACCACGTGCTCTCCCCCGGCATCCCGGAGAAGGGGGCGCTGCTGACCCGGCTCAGCCGGTGGTGGTTCGACCGCCTCTCCGACGTCCCGAACCACCTCGCCGACGGCGAGCCGCCCGCATCCGTCGCCGACCGCGCGATGCTCGCGCAGTCGCTGGAGATGCTGCCGATCGAATGCGTGGTGCGCGGATACCTCACCGGGTCCGGGTGGGCCGAGTATCGGGCATCCGGCACCGTCTGCGGCATCCCCCTGCCGGCCGGACTGGAGAACGGCGACCGCCTGCCCGAGCCGCTGTTCACCCCCGCATACAAGGCCCCGATGGGGGAGCACGACGAGAACATCACGTACGAGCGAGCCGCCGAGCTGGTCGGGCCCGAGCGCGCGGCCGAGCTGCAGGAGGCGTCGCTGTCGATCTACCGTCGCGCGGCGGAGATCGCCGAGGCGAAGGGGCTGATCCTCGCCGACACCAAGTTCGAGTTCGGTCTCGACGCCGACGGCACCCTGCGCCTGGCGGACGAGGTGCTCACCAGCGACTCGTCACGGTACTGGGATGCCGAGGCGTGGCGCACCGGCGCCACCCCCGAGGAGCGGATGGCGAGCTTCGACAAGCAGATCGTGCGCGACTGGCTGGCCTCGCACTGGGACAGGCAGGGCGAGCCGCCGGCGCTGCCGGACGAGATCGTGGAGCGCACCGCCGACCGGTACCGGGAGCTGATCGACCGGCTCACCGCCTGA
- a CDS encoding response regulator transcription factor: MRVVAERHPDVVLMDLSLGDGVGGIAATARLRELDPAPAVLVLTTYDSESDILRALDAGAAGYLLKDAPPEQLFAGIRAVAKGEPALAPSVAGVLMRRAASPEPRMTEREVEVLELLAEGLGNRELAKALFVSEATVKSHLSHIYAKLGVDTRAGAVAAAIEQRIIRR, encoded by the coding sequence GTGCGGGTGGTGGCCGAGCGGCATCCGGATGTCGTCCTGATGGACCTGAGCCTCGGCGACGGCGTGGGCGGCATCGCGGCGACCGCGCGGCTGCGCGAGCTCGACCCCGCCCCTGCGGTGCTCGTGCTGACCACGTACGACAGCGAGTCCGACATCCTGCGGGCCCTGGATGCTGGGGCCGCCGGCTACCTGCTGAAGGATGCCCCGCCGGAGCAGCTCTTCGCCGGCATCCGTGCGGTGGCGAAGGGGGAGCCGGCACTCGCCCCCTCCGTGGCGGGCGTGCTGATGCGGCGCGCCGCGTCGCCGGAGCCGCGGATGACCGAGCGCGAGGTGGAGGTGCTCGAGCTGCTGGCGGAGGGGCTGGGCAACCGCGAGCTGGCGAAGGCGCTGTTCGTGTCGGAGGCGACGGTCAAGTCGCACCTCTCGCACATCTACGCCAAGCTCGGCGTCGACACCAGGGCCGGGGCGGTCGCCGCAGCGATCGAGCAGCGCATCATCCGGCGCTGA
- a CDS encoding LamB/YcsF family protein yields the protein MASIDLNSDLGENVPDRIVSDDESMLEIVTSANVSCGFHAGSPEGIRATLAAAVARGVVIGAHPGYRDYENFGRTPMDVDSATLQAHVEYQLGAIAALATAVGGTVAYVKPHGALYNTIARDERQAKDVVTAIRAVDPGLVLLGLAGGVVLDIAERAGLTVAAEAFADRAYQPDGQLVSRAQEGAVLHDPAAVAERMVRLAQEGVIRAIDGTDVRVQAQSICVHGDSPGSVAMAAETKRMLQDAGVTIAPFAGV from the coding sequence ATGGCATCCATCGACCTCAACTCGGACCTGGGCGAGAACGTCCCCGACCGGATCGTCAGCGACGACGAGAGCATGCTCGAGATCGTCACCAGTGCGAACGTGTCGTGCGGGTTCCACGCCGGCAGCCCCGAGGGCATCCGCGCCACGCTGGCCGCCGCCGTCGCCCGCGGCGTGGTGATCGGCGCACACCCGGGCTACCGCGACTACGAGAACTTCGGCCGCACCCCGATGGATGTGGACTCGGCGACCCTGCAGGCCCACGTCGAGTACCAGCTCGGTGCGATCGCCGCCCTCGCCACGGCGGTCGGCGGCACCGTCGCGTACGTCAAGCCGCATGGTGCGCTGTACAACACGATCGCGCGGGACGAGCGGCAGGCGAAGGACGTCGTCACCGCCATCCGCGCCGTCGACCCCGGTCTGGTGCTGCTCGGCCTCGCGGGCGGCGTCGTCCTCGACATCGCCGAGCGGGCCGGTCTGACGGTGGCCGCAGAGGCGTTCGCCGACCGCGCCTACCAGCCGGACGGGCAGCTCGTCTCCCGCGCTCAGGAAGGCGCGGTGCTGCACGATCCGGCCGCGGTCGCCGAGCGGATGGTGCGACTGGCGCAGGAGGGCGTGATCCGCGCGATCGACGGCACCGATGTGCGCGTCCAGGCGCAGTCGATCTGCGTGCACGGCGACAGTCCCGGCTCGGTCGCGATGGCGGCGGAGACGAAGCGGATGCTGCAGGATGCCGGCGTGACCATCGCGCCGTTCGCGGGAGTCTGA
- a CDS encoding GNAT family N-acetyltransferase, giving the protein MTIALASPSLDLFDSWAETVAEFGDVHIDGAGLDRGVRPDRLSCEAFIAKAALYSRPGADLPEGHVPCDHYWITDDGRVVGFIAFRRELNDHLRRVGGHIGYSVRPSRRREGIARTALRLVLDRARAAGHDRVMLTCDDDNVGSARTIEGAGGLLEDVIDAADAGHPALRRYWIAL; this is encoded by the coding sequence ATGACGATCGCGCTGGCATCCCCCTCCCTCGACCTCTTCGACTCCTGGGCGGAGACGGTCGCCGAGTTCGGCGACGTGCACATCGACGGCGCCGGTCTCGACCGCGGAGTGCGCCCGGACCGGCTCAGCTGCGAGGCGTTCATCGCGAAGGCTGCGCTGTACAGCCGTCCGGGCGCCGACCTGCCCGAGGGCCACGTCCCGTGCGACCACTACTGGATCACGGACGACGGCCGCGTGGTCGGCTTCATCGCGTTCCGCCGTGAGCTCAACGACCATCTGCGCCGCGTCGGCGGGCACATCGGCTACTCGGTGCGGCCGTCGCGCCGCCGCGAGGGCATCGCCCGCACCGCCCTCAGGCTCGTGCTCGACCGGGCCCGCGCCGCCGGGCACGACCGCGTCATGCTCACCTGCGACGACGACAACGTCGGCTCCGCGCGCACCATCGAGGGCGCCGGCGGCCTGCTCGAGGACGTCATCGACGCCGCGGATGCCGGGCATCCGGCGCTCCGCCGCTACTGGATCGCGCTCTGA
- a CDS encoding ATP-binding protein: MCRCRWHPRSSAPPAAPSRTSPSTRAHRAVVSLTAQPEELRLDVRDDGIGFDAREPAMRQAAAQRRAQGRGRGLDGIAERIAAVGGTLEIENAPGEGTTLSAVFPARGREAG; this comes from the coding sequence ATGTGCCGCTGCCGGTGGCATCCGCGATCATCCGCACCGCCCGCGGCGCCCTCGCGAACGTCGCCGAGCACGCGCGCGCACCGCGCCGTGGTCAGCCTGACCGCTCAGCCGGAGGAGCTGCGGCTGGACGTCCGCGACGACGGGATCGGATTCGACGCCCGCGAGCCGGCGATGCGACAGGCCGCTGCGCAGCGCCGCGCGCAGGGCCGCGGCCGCGGGCTGGACGGCATCGCGGAGCGCATCGCCGCCGTCGGCGGCACGCTGGAGATCGAGAACGCGCCGGGGGAGGGGACGACGCTGTCGGCCGTGTTCCCGGCGCGGGGGAGGGAGGCCGGATGA
- a CDS encoding DHA2 family efflux MFS transporter permease subunit → MTSPAASETTVRSPWPALWALVIGFFMILVDTTIVSVANPAIKAALDPDTNNLDNVVWVTSAYLLAYAVPLLITGRLGDRFGPKNIYLIGLAVFTAASLWCGLSTTLEGLIAARAVQGLGAAFMTPQTMAVITRTFPAQRRGAAMGLWGATAGVATLVGPLLGGFLVDALGWEWIFFVNLPVGIAGFVLAWLFVPRLETHAHRFDVVGVVLSAVALFLIVFGLQEGEKYDWGVIAGPISVWGLIIAGVVVLAVFVAQQAVTRSEPLVPLELFRDRNFSGANVAIAAVGFTVTGMSLPFMFFLQLARGLTPTQAALLMIPMAVISGGLAPLAGKLLDRIDPRLILIPGLLCVAGGVLWNAALMNPGTPVWMFLLPSALLGVGNAGMWGPLATTATRQLPPRQAGAGAGIYNTTRTIGSVVGSAAIAAFMQDRLEANLPGLAEAPTGFGGGTLPDAVAQGFSAGMAQAMLLPAAVLALALIASLFLGRYRQDTGGTRA, encoded by the coding sequence GTGACTTCTCCCGCGGCATCCGAGACGACCGTCCGGAGCCCGTGGCCGGCGCTGTGGGCGCTCGTCATCGGGTTCTTCATGATCCTCGTGGACACGACCATCGTGTCGGTGGCGAACCCCGCCATCAAGGCCGCGCTCGACCCGGACACCAACAACCTCGACAACGTCGTCTGGGTCACCAGCGCCTACCTGCTCGCCTATGCGGTGCCGCTGCTGATCACCGGGCGGCTCGGCGACCGGTTCGGGCCGAAGAACATCTACCTCATCGGCCTCGCCGTCTTCACCGCGGCGTCCCTCTGGTGCGGTCTGTCGACGACGCTCGAGGGGCTGATCGCGGCGCGGGCGGTGCAGGGGCTGGGCGCGGCGTTCATGACGCCGCAGACGATGGCGGTGATCACCCGCACCTTCCCCGCGCAGCGCCGCGGCGCGGCGATGGGGCTGTGGGGCGCGACCGCGGGCGTCGCGACGCTGGTGGGGCCGCTGCTCGGCGGCTTCCTCGTGGACGCCCTCGGCTGGGAGTGGATCTTCTTCGTCAACCTGCCGGTCGGGATCGCCGGGTTCGTGCTCGCGTGGCTGTTCGTGCCCAGGCTGGAGACCCACGCGCACCGGTTCGACGTCGTCGGCGTGGTGCTCAGCGCCGTGGCGCTGTTCCTCATCGTGTTCGGGCTGCAGGAGGGCGAGAAGTACGACTGGGGCGTGATCGCCGGCCCGATCTCGGTGTGGGGGCTCATCATCGCCGGGGTCGTCGTGCTCGCGGTGTTCGTGGCGCAGCAGGCGGTGACCCGCAGCGAGCCGCTGGTGCCGCTGGAGCTGTTCCGCGACCGCAACTTCTCCGGCGCGAACGTGGCGATCGCCGCGGTCGGCTTCACTGTCACCGGCATGTCGCTGCCGTTCATGTTCTTCCTGCAGCTGGCACGCGGCCTCACGCCCACCCAGGCGGCGCTGCTGATGATCCCGATGGCGGTGATCTCCGGCGGGCTCGCGCCGCTGGCGGGCAAGCTGCTCGACCGGATCGACCCGCGGCTCATCCTCATCCCCGGGCTGCTGTGCGTCGCCGGCGGCGTGCTCTGGAACGCGGCGTTGATGAACCCGGGCACGCCGGTCTGGATGTTCCTGCTCCCGTCCGCACTGCTCGGCGTCGGCAACGCCGGCATGTGGGGCCCGCTGGCCACGACCGCGACCCGGCAGCTGCCGCCGCGGCAGGCCGGCGCCGGCGCGGGCATCTACAACACCACGCGCACGATCGGCTCGGTGGTCGGCTCCGCCGCGATCGCCGCGTTCATGCAGGACCGGCTGGAGGCCAACCTTCCCGGCCTGGCCGAGGCGCCCACCGGTTTCGGGGGCGGGACGCTGCCGGATGCCGTGGCGCAGGGCTTCTCCGCCGGCATGGCCCAGGCGATGCTGCTGCCGGCCGCGGTGCTGGCCCTGGCGCTGATCGCGTCGCTGTTCCTCGGGCGGTACCGTCAGGACACCGGCGGCACCCGTGCTTGA
- a CDS encoding acetyl/propionyl/methylcrotonyl-CoA carboxylase subunit alpha, giving the protein MTKILIANRGEIAVRIIRACAEAGYASVAVYADQDADALHVRLADEAHGLGGTTAADTYLSITALLDAAQRSGAHAVHPGYGFLSESAAFARAVEDAGLVWIGPTPESIDALGDKMTARRIAERVGAPLAAGTDRPLAGPAEAVAFAEEHGLPIAIKAAYGGGGRGLKVVRDRAEVADAFDAATREAVAAFGRGECFVERFLESPRHIEVQVLGDGHGDVIVVGDRDCSMQRRNQKLIEEAPAPGLTPDQRQRLHDAARRICAEVHYRGAGTVEFLLAADGTISFLEVNTRLQVEHPVTEEVTGVDLVREQFRIAFGEGVSLTATPKPRGHAFEFRINAEDPGRGFLPSPGRVDDLRVPGGPGVRWDSGVEAGDAVQPAFDSMIAKLIVHADSRDAALVRARRALRELRIDGPATVVPFDRLAIAQPEFSTTGFAVHTQWIESALLPRLEPQLRPAPEDEQRLQRFPVEIDGRRVTLGLPVSLLRGFAAGAAAGAFGAGGLGAFGAGGADASSSDAGRASASDPAALRAPAPGTLVRWLVEDGAEVAEGDAVAVLDAMKMETPVTAHRSGVLAHAVEVGATVAPDAVIARIV; this is encoded by the coding sequence ATGACGAAGATCCTGATCGCCAACCGGGGCGAGATCGCCGTGCGCATCATCCGCGCATGCGCCGAGGCGGGGTACGCGTCGGTCGCGGTGTACGCCGACCAGGACGCGGATGCCCTGCACGTGCGTCTCGCCGACGAGGCCCATGGCCTGGGCGGCACGACGGCCGCCGACACGTACCTGTCCATCACGGCGCTCCTCGACGCCGCGCAGCGCAGCGGCGCCCACGCGGTGCATCCGGGCTACGGGTTCCTGTCCGAGAGCGCCGCGTTCGCCCGCGCGGTCGAGGACGCCGGGCTGGTCTGGATCGGCCCCACCCCGGAGAGCATCGACGCCCTCGGCGACAAGATGACCGCGCGGCGCATCGCCGAGCGCGTGGGGGCGCCGCTCGCCGCCGGCACCGACCGTCCGTTGGCAGGCCCCGCCGAGGCGGTCGCGTTCGCCGAGGAGCACGGCCTCCCGATCGCGATCAAGGCCGCGTACGGCGGCGGCGGCCGCGGCCTGAAGGTTGTCCGCGACCGGGCCGAGGTGGCGGATGCCTTCGACGCGGCCACCCGCGAGGCCGTCGCCGCCTTCGGGCGCGGCGAGTGCTTCGTGGAGCGGTTCCTGGAGAGCCCACGGCACATCGAGGTGCAGGTGCTCGGCGACGGCCACGGCGATGTGATCGTCGTCGGCGACCGGGACTGCTCGATGCAGCGCCGCAACCAGAAGCTCATCGAGGAGGCGCCGGCGCCGGGGCTCACGCCCGACCAGCGCCAGCGCCTCCACGACGCGGCCCGTCGCATCTGCGCCGAGGTGCACTACCGCGGCGCCGGCACGGTCGAGTTCCTGCTCGCCGCGGACGGCACGATCTCGTTCCTCGAGGTGAACACGCGGCTGCAGGTCGAGCATCCGGTGACCGAGGAGGTGACCGGCGTCGACCTCGTGCGGGAGCAGTTCCGCATCGCCTTCGGCGAGGGGGTCTCGCTCACCGCGACGCCCAAGCCGCGGGGGCATGCGTTCGAGTTCCGGATCAACGCCGAGGATCCGGGCCGCGGCTTCCTGCCGAGCCCCGGCCGCGTGGACGACCTGCGCGTGCCCGGCGGCCCCGGGGTGCGGTGGGACAGCGGCGTGGAGGCGGGGGATGCCGTGCAGCCGGCGTTCGACTCGATGATCGCCAAGCTGATCGTGCACGCCGACTCGCGCGACGCCGCCCTGGTGCGCGCTCGCCGCGCGCTGCGCGAGCTGCGGATCGACGGCCCGGCGACGGTCGTCCCGTTCGACCGGCTCGCGATCGCGCAGCCCGAGTTCTCGACCACCGGCTTCGCGGTGCACACGCAGTGGATCGAGAGCGCCCTGCTGCCGCGGCTCGAGCCGCAGCTGCGCCCGGCGCCGGAGGACGAGCAGCGCCTGCAGCGGTTCCCGGTCGAGATCGACGGCCGGCGGGTGACGCTCGGGCTGCCGGTGAGCCTGCTGCGGGGGTTCGCGGCGGGTGCCGCTGCCGGCGCGTTCGGTGCGGGCGGGCTTGGTGCGTTCGGTGCGGGAGGTGCGGATGCCTCGTCGTCGGATGCCGGGCGGGCGTCGGCATCCGACCCGGCCGCGTTGCGCGCGCCCGCCCCGGGCACCCTGGTGCGCTGGCTCGTCGAGGACGGGGCCGAGGTCGCCGAGGGCGACGCGGTGGCGGTGCTGGACGCCATGAAGATGGAGACCCCGGTCACCGCCCACCGCTCCGGTGTCCTCGCGCACGCCGTCGAGGTCGGCGCCACCGTCGCCCCGGATGCCGTGATCGCCCGGATCGTCTGA
- a CDS encoding uracil-xanthine permease family protein encodes MPLWQIHGDGRTVAPGQVVKPEERLSWPATIAIGAQHVVAMFGATFLVPILTGFPVSTTLLFSGLGTLLFLLLTRNRLPSYLGSSFAFIAPITALNAGQALETGEQIAQALVGVAAAGILLAAIGFLVQAVGTGWIDRLMPPVVAGSIVALIGFNLAPAAWNNFKAQPELATVTLVAVVLFSVLFRGFLGRISIFLGVVVGYLVAVATGQVDFSAVGDAAWIGFPDFHLAAVADPAAWALVPMFLPVVLVLIAENVGHVRGVATMTEDPSINRRTGRALVADGLATTIAGGFGGSGTTTYGENIGVMAATRVYSTAAYWVAGIVAILLAFSPKIGVIFNTIPAGVLGGVTTALYGLIGVIGIKIWVDNRVDFSRPVNQYTVAVSFVIAIAGFAMGWGAFQLGAIVLGTVAALLIYHLGNAIARWRRTGADDGGPIPAVGPLGGDPE; translated from the coding sequence ATGCCGTTGTGGCAGATCCATGGCGACGGCCGCACCGTCGCGCCCGGCCAGGTCGTCAAGCCCGAGGAGCGGCTGAGCTGGCCGGCGACGATCGCGATCGGCGCCCAGCATGTCGTGGCCATGTTCGGCGCGACCTTCCTGGTGCCGATCCTCACCGGATTCCCGGTGTCGACGACCCTGCTCTTCTCGGGTCTCGGGACGCTGCTGTTCCTGCTGCTCACCCGCAACCGGCTGCCCAGCTACCTCGGCTCGTCGTTCGCGTTCATCGCGCCGATCACGGCGCTGAACGCCGGGCAGGCGCTGGAGACGGGCGAGCAGATCGCCCAGGCGCTCGTCGGGGTGGCCGCGGCCGGCATCCTGCTCGCGGCGATCGGCTTCCTGGTGCAGGCGGTCGGCACCGGCTGGATCGACCGGCTGATGCCCCCGGTGGTGGCCGGCTCGATCGTGGCGCTGATCGGGTTCAACCTGGCGCCCGCCGCGTGGAACAACTTCAAGGCGCAGCCCGAGCTCGCCACCGTCACGCTCGTGGCGGTGGTCCTGTTCAGCGTGCTGTTCCGCGGGTTCCTCGGCCGCATCTCGATCTTCCTCGGCGTCGTGGTCGGCTACCTCGTCGCCGTCGCCACCGGGCAGGTCGACTTCTCCGCCGTCGGGGATGCCGCGTGGATCGGGTTCCCCGACTTCCATCTCGCCGCCGTCGCCGACCCCGCGGCGTGGGCGCTGGTGCCGATGTTCCTGCCCGTCGTGCTGGTGCTCATCGCCGAGAACGTGGGACACGTGCGCGGCGTGGCGACGATGACGGAGGACCCCTCGATCAACCGCCGCACCGGCCGCGCCCTCGTCGCCGACGGCCTGGCGACCACGATCGCGGGCGGCTTCGGCGGATCGGGCACCACCACCTACGGCGAGAACATCGGCGTGATGGCCGCGACCCGGGTGTACTCGACGGCGGCGTACTGGGTGGCCGGCATCGTCGCGATCCTGCTCGCGTTCTCGCCCAAGATCGGCGTCATCTTCAACACCATCCCCGCCGGCGTGCTCGGCGGGGTGACCACCGCGCTCTACGGGCTCATCGGCGTGATCGGCATCAAGATCTGGGTGGACAACCGGGTCGATTTCTCCCGCCCGGTGAACCAGTACACCGTGGCGGTGTCGTTCGTCATCGCGATCGCCGGGTTCGCGATGGGCTGGGGAGCGTTCCAGCTCGGCGCGATCGTCCTCGGCACGGTCGCCGCGCTGCTGATCTACCACCTGGGCAACGCGATCGCCCGGTGGCGCAGGACCGGCGCCGACGACGGCGGCCCGATCCCCGCGGTCGGCCCGCTCGGCGGCGACCCCGAGTAG
- a CDS encoding putative hydro-lyase, with the protein MPVRATPEQLAAARAARAAYRQGVAEPTSGVAPGLTQANLIAVPADWAFETLLFAQRNPKPCPVLEVIEQGQVASALAPGSDIRTDIGRYRIWRDGELVSEQTDARDAWAEHPDLVAFLIGCSFTFEAGLAEAGIPIRHQELARNVPMYRTTVPCAPAGRLRGEMVVSMRPIPAGRVADAVRISGRTPAVHGAPVHIGDPASLGIADLSRPDFGDPPEVREGEVPVFWACGVTPQAAIMASKPPFAVTHAPGYMFVTDVPDAEYVV; encoded by the coding sequence GTGCCCGTCCGCGCCACACCCGAGCAGCTGGCCGCCGCCCGCGCCGCCCGCGCCGCGTACCGGCAGGGCGTCGCCGAGCCGACCAGCGGCGTCGCCCCCGGGCTCACCCAGGCGAACCTGATCGCCGTGCCCGCGGACTGGGCGTTCGAGACCCTGCTGTTCGCGCAGCGCAACCCGAAGCCGTGCCCTGTGCTCGAGGTCATCGAGCAGGGCCAGGTCGCGTCCGCGCTCGCGCCCGGCAGCGACATCCGCACCGATATCGGCCGCTACCGCATCTGGCGCGACGGCGAGCTCGTCTCCGAGCAGACGGACGCGCGGGACGCCTGGGCGGAGCATCCGGACCTCGTCGCGTTCCTGATCGGATGCAGCTTCACCTTCGAGGCCGGCCTCGCCGAGGCGGGCATCCCGATCCGGCACCAGGAGCTCGCCCGCAACGTGCCGATGTACCGCACCACCGTGCCGTGCGCGCCGGCCGGAAGGCTCCGCGGGGAGATGGTGGTGTCGATGCGGCCGATCCCGGCGGGGCGGGTCGCGGATGCGGTGCGGATCTCGGGCCGCACGCCCGCCGTGCACGGCGCCCCGGTGCACATCGGCGACCCGGCTTCCCTCGGCATCGCCGACCTGTCGCGACCGGACTTCGGCGACCCGCCGGAGGTGCGCGAGGGCGAGGTTCCGGTCTTCTGGGCCTGCGGCGTCACCCCGCAGGCGGCGATCATGGCGTCGAAGCCGCCGTTCGCGGTCACGCACGCACCGGGGTACATGTTCGTCACCGACGTGCCGGATGCGGAGTACGTGGTCTGA